In the Plectropomus leopardus isolate mb unplaced genomic scaffold, YSFRI_Pleo_2.0 unplaced_scaffold4477, whole genome shotgun sequence genome, CAGGAGGTGGCTGATAACCAGATCAACACGGGCGACCTGATGGAGTGTTTGGTTCAGAACAAACATCAGAAGGAGATGAACGAGAAATGTTCGGTGGGAGTGACGCACTTCCAGCTGGTGAGCTCGCCGATAAATTTCatattgaaatattaaaaaatacaacacgacttttgttctcttttaatccttaggga is a window encoding:
- the LOC121939301 gene encoding Golgi apparatus protein 1-like, with amino-acid sequence MLTASVCFCRQDIQIEALLMQACEPVIQAHCHEVADNQINTGDLMECLVQNKHQKEMNEKCSVGVTHFQLVSSPINFILKY